From a region of the Impatiens glandulifera chromosome 4, dImpGla2.1, whole genome shotgun sequence genome:
- the LOC124935170 gene encoding homeobox-leucine zipper protein MERISTEM L1-like has protein sequence MEQPNMFDEPNALAIEEPNQHIIVENLNIDVEIGENNNISGSENHLLKAVEAFGEDEEGEALSIIASLLVPTLPLLVHFLTSTLPKFAFLFSSTLPSPDIPSWFSVARVSNIVSRVQVARVSNIVSRSRNMWTSPNNNYMVQGQSSRMGSEQNQIRATVVMPGQGGSMSRAWMNHSHHHQVHQQQHQHQQTQQQLLPGDKIDRSMIWEIAMTSMEEVVKMAEMGEPLWIPNHSDCDIGFKLNEDEYFRIFPIGFGPRPESLYCESSRHSTTLNISSHSLLDVFMSQANWKRFFNAIVSKATCLEILSCGLSPGNYNGALQVIYIETHAQTPFVPIRDNMLARYCRQVGEKKWAVVDVSLDIFRKFDLVKSRKRPSGCIIEDAPNGFTNVTWIEHVEAQHVTGVHSMYKALVSSGLAFGAKRWLGILQSQTDRLFSVMSNTLPFSDINVAMSTESKRSHTLLSERMVRIFNTGVSVATGNVWNIIPYSGPNKIRILKIRNTDISGGHPVGVILIATHSFWLNVPPITVFKFLQNQQTRSQWDVLTSSEQPLKEISRIVIGRDSSSSVSVLQLNPEVLVLQEENWDPMGAYIVYAPVDSTAVNLTLVGGDSDYVTMLPTGFVIGPDGLGNGSDGAGSLVTLSIQILVDSNPNIVVEQPSVDTLTNMLNNTVDSLMIALMNQEDVFFK, from the exons atGGAACAACCAAACATGTTTGATGAACCGAATGCACTCGCGATCGAGGAACCAAATCAACACATTATAGTGGAGAATCTTAACATAGATGTAGAAATTGGAGAAAACAATAACATATCCGGAAGTGAAAATCATCTTCTAAAGGCGGTGGAAGCCTTcggtgaagatgaagaaggcGAGG CATTATCAATTATTGCATCCTTGCTTGTTCCAACTTTGCCTTTACTTGTGCATTTCCTTACTTCAACTTTACCTAAGTTTGCTTTCCTCTTCTCATCTACACTTCCATCCCCTGATATTCCATCTTGGTTTTCG GTTGCTAGAGTTTCTAATATAGTTTCTAGGGTTCAGGTTGCTAGAGTTTCTAATATAGTTTCTAG AAGTAGGAACATGTGGACTAGTCCTAACAACAATTACATGGTCCAAGGGCAGTCTTCAAGAATGGGATCAGAGCAAAACCAGATAAGAGCAACAGTAGTTATGCCGGGACAAGGTGGTAGCATGTCTAGGGCCTGGATGAATCATTCACATCATCATCAGGTTCATCAGCAGCAACACCAGCATCAGCAGACACAGCAGCAGCTGCTTCCAGGGGATAAAATAGACAGGAGTATGATTTGGGAGATTGCAATGACATCCATGGAAGAGGTTGTTAAAATGGCCGAAATGGGGGAACCTCTGTGGATCCCAAATCATTCTGATTGCGATATCGGGTTCAAGTTGAATGAGGATGAGTATTTTCGGATTTTCCCCATAGGATTTGGACCTCGCCCTGAAAGTCTTTACTGCGAGTCCTCTCGCCACTCCACCACCCTTAATATTAGTTCCCATTCTCTTCTGGATGTTTTCATGAGTCAG GCTAATTGGAAGCGCTTCTTCAATGCCATTGTGTCAAAAGCGACGTGTTTGGAAATCTTGTCGTGTGGATTGTCTCCAGGAAATTATAATGGTGCATTGCAAGTG ATCTATATAGAGACGCATGCGCAGACTCCTTTTGTTCCTATCCGTGACAACATGTTGGCAAGGTACTGTAGGCAAGTGGGTGAAAAGAAGTGGGCAGTGGTGGATGTTTCTCTTGACATATTTCGGAAATTCGACCTAGTGAAATCGAGGAAAAGGCCTTCCGGGTGCATAATTGAAGATGCGCCCAATGGATTCACAAACGTGACATGGATAGAGCACGTTGAAGCACAACACGTGACTGGTGTTCATTCAATGTACAAGGCTCTGGTCAGTTCCGGGTTAGCTTTTGGCGCCAAACGTTGGCTTGGTATTCTCCAGAGCCAAACCGATCGTCTCTTCAGTGTCATGTCCAACACCCTGCCCTTTTCTGATATCAACGTGGCGATGAGTACGGAAAGTAAAAGGAGCCATACTTTGTTGTCTGAGAGGATGGTAAGGATCTTTAATACTGGAGTGAGTGTGGCTACAGGGAATGTTTGGAATATAATTCCATACAGTGGcccaaataaaattagaattctCAAGATCAGGAACACAGATATTTCCGGCGGTCATCCTGTAGGGGTCATCCTTATAGCTACACATTCCTTTTGGCTCAATGTTCCGCCCATCACTGTCTTTAAATTTCTCCAAAACCAACAAACAAGGAGTCAG TGGGATGTTCTTACATCTTCTGAACAACCACTTAAAGAAATCTCCCGCATTGTGATTGGCCGAGATTCTTCTAGCAGCGTATCTGTGCTACAACTTAAC CCTGAAGTACTGGTCCTGCAAGAGGAAAATTGGGATCCAATGGGAGCGTACATTGTATATGCCCCGGTTGACAGCACGGCGGTGAACTTGACTTTGGTCGGAGGGGATTCCGACTACGTGACAATGCTTCCTACTGGTTTTGTGATAGGTCCGGACGGTCTGGGCAATGGAAGTGATGGGGCCGGCTCATTGGTAACTTTATCCATCCAGATTTTGGTTGATTCTAATCCCAATATTGTGGTTGAACAGCCATCTGTGGACACTCTTACTAATATGCTCAACAACACCGTGGATAGTCTCATGATTGCCTTAATGAACCAGGAAGATGTTTTCTTTAAATAG